The region TCATGAGGGATTTTTAAGGTGAGCTTCTGATCTTTATTCGCCAAAGCGGTGGTAAACCTGACAAACAGTTAcagtgcttatttttaaaaaatccccttGTTATGATTTAGAATGATCAGCAAACTTCTTTTTGTAAAGGACCAAGtagcaaatattttaggatttgtgAGTCATACGGTCTGTGTTGTAATTACTGAATTCATTCCTCGTGGCAGGAAATCCGTGTTaagtaaaaataagattttacttAACGGCAATGAaacttgaatttcatataattttcacgtGTTATTAAATATTCTTCTTGTAAATTTCCTCCCAATCCTTAAAGACATAAAAACTATTCTTAGCTTGAGGGGGTCACACAAAATCCCCCCTAGCAAATGCTTAGTGAAAAGGTATAAAAGTCACCCTGttaatagaaaatataacaaataaaaatataaaaaaagccTTTGGATTGAAAAGGGCTGTAGCGCTAAAAGAAAGGGGCGGGGCAACCTCCCCCAGCAGCTCAGGGCTTGGATGCACCCCACGAGCCGCTCGAAAATCGCGGCCCCTAGGGGGTAAAGGGataagaaagggaggggaaaataaAACTGCGAAAGCTCTAAGAGCACTATGCTGAACGCTTGCCCCAAACTATCTCATTTAACCTCTTTAGCAACTGCGATAGGAGGGTgtcatttccccccccccccccttcttttCGAAGACCAAGAACGGAGCTTAAGGAACTATTATGGAATGATGCAGTCACACAGCCATTCAGGGACCGAATCTGAATTCGAAACTTTTAGCCATTCAGCGCGAAAGGTGGAGCTCTTTGGCCAGGGCCCGCAGTGGGCCAGAGGGAACGAACCACCTGAGCAGCAGGGTCATCTGGTCCTCTGGATGCTTCTGGGCGTGGGCGCCTGGCCGCAGTCCGCCCTCCTCTCCGGAGTCCGCGGGCGCGGCGGCAGCTTGCTGCTCCAGTTGCTTTTCCATCCTGGCTCCCACGAAGTGGTACTGCGTAGGAGCCGGGGGAGGTTCTCCGAAGGGGCCGCTTTTCCCGCCACCGAATTGACGCCGGGAAGGGGCCGGAAAGCCGGCGCGTCCCGCCCTGCCTCTTCCGCCCTACGGGCCCGCCCCTTCCGTCTTGTTTTTCGGTTGCCTCAGTTGCCATTTTCCGTTTTATCCTGGCTCTAGTGTTTTAACATCGATACAAACGACTAGTTCAAGTTTGAAGAACTTTAATTAAGCGCCATCTCTTCCGACTACTTGGCTAGAGGCTGGGTTATAGCCGTTTGGGACACTCGCGGGCGCTGTCGAGAACCGCAACCTAGATGGTAAAACCCCGACATAAATTGCTTATTCAGCCGTTGGTCTGGGACATAGGATCTGCGGGACAGCCGGTTTTGTTTGTGGGGTGTTTAAACCTATGTTGGCACTCCCTGTCCACCCGCGGCCTTGGAAAACGGTAGGCTGGGGAAGAAATATTAGATGTTTAAGGAGACTTTGAGCTGAGCTCATAAGGTCCAGGCCCCTCGTTTGGCGGAGAAACGAGTGGCCCAAGTTCAGAGATACCCACGCCCCACTACGAGGCAGAGCAGATGACTTGAACCTCAGACATCTAGCGTGAATCTCCCTTATTAGTAAAATTCGTACTCGTAACAGAGTTAGGTGCCCCTTAGTGTCAGCTTGTCGATTCGACAGTTTACAATTGAGCTTTCTTAGCTGGCCAGTGAGCGTGTGCAGGACCTATAAATGCCTGGTCCAGCTATAGTTTTTCATTAGGGACGGCGGTGTTCGGGGACACTGTCCTCGTGGCACAAGCCCAGCAATACGGATCTCTTCACCCTTCCATAGCTAGTTTCCCGAGTTGTACTTGCTCACATGgctcccctttttttctctcctttattaagTACGGCTCCTGGCAAAAGATTCAAAAGGCACCGTGGGATATAAATATGTTAACTTCGCCACTGGAACACCCAAATTCCTGAAagaacattttgtttcctttaattttttttacacaaaAGTGACCCTACTGTAATTTACCCGGGGTGTCATCCAAAATCAATCTCATCCTTTTAAGCAGTTGGCTATCAGGTGTCCACTGGCCAAATTTGGGACAAAGACAATGTAGTAGCTCCCCAATCTGAGTATACATCAGAATCGCTGGTTAAAACAGATTGTTAGGCCCCTAAATCACTGagttgcatttctaacaagttctagGTGATACTGATATTGCTTGGTTGGGGGCAACACttttttgagaaccactgcagtaATTGGGTTTTAACGTTAACTTCTGCCCtagttagtgtggctcagtagatttgagcacaggcctgtgaaccaaagggtcccaagttcaattcccactcagggcacatgcctgggttgcatggccacatccccagtagggggcgcgtgagaggccaCCGCacattgtttctccttttctccatcccttcccctaaataaaatatttaaaaacaaacaaaaaaccccaataaCTTCTCTAAAGAAAATTCAGAGTAAACAGAAGTGCTCTTCACAGCCTTCTCTGCTTTAGGAACACCAGACAGCACTTCAGTACTATATTTGGGGGCCACTTTAAAAAgcgaaattacaaaaataaaaacaaaaataaagctttttaCAAACCTTATCTCCAATGCAATTAAAAACCACCAACATAAAGGTGTctgacaataattttttaaatcttctatgtttattgattttagagggaggggtatggaaggaggagtggggggagagacagacacagacattGACCAGTTCCCATACTTGCCCCAattagggattgaacccacaacctaggtatgtgccctgacctgaattgaatccataaccttttggtgcatgggaagattttccaactgagccaccagggaAGGGCCTGACAAATTTTAAGAAGATACTTAGAAAACAAGCACTTAATCTCCCAAAAAGAACCCCAAAAGAAATTATAAGTTAACAAGAAACTGATGAAAAGGACTACTTCAGAAAAAAAGCTGTTTCTTTCAGAGGAAAATGtaaatgcttttattattaaaaatttattaagtatttaagttaaattagaaaataaccaatagaaaaacagatggtgagaatgaatataaaagctaaaactgaAACAAAGATGGTAGAAATTTTTAACACCAAAcactgattctttttaaaaatgattttatttctttttagagaggggaagggaaggagaaagggagaaaaacatcaatgtgtggttacttcccgagcgccccctactggggacctagcccccatcccaggaatgtgccctcactgggaattgcaCCAGCTATCCTTTAGTTCTCAGGCTACtggctcaattcactgagccacaccagccagggctgattctttcaaaacactgataaagaCCAAGACGGTGGCCAAGTCTGATTAGGAAATAGACTATTTAATAtcaggaatgagaaagaaaataaactatagtaCAGTAAAGATTAATTATATCACGCACTCTACAGTTATAATTGTAAAAATCTAGGATGgataacagaaatggaaaaaagatcCCTAATCGACCAAAAGGCCATGGAAAACTACCATTTAAACAGTTCCAGGTCAAATAACTTCATAGTTAATTTAGTTAgttttcaatgaatgaataaggatTTCAAATTATAAAGACTTGAAGATGAAAATCTCTTTAATCCACCTCTAAGTTAgtaaaataaaaccccaaaaatGGTAGCAACAAAAACCGAGCCAATTTCCCAAAtgatgcaaaattttaaaaatgaaacattaacaGATCAAATCTATGTATCATGAGTAAGAATTCATTTCACTTTAGGAAACCTGTAACAAGGATtattatatcaaattaaaagagaaaaaccctAATGATATCATAAGctgaaaaagtaaatgaaattccACAGCTTTGCCTATAATtctaaatgaatagaaaaatacttaaaatataaagatcACTTAAAGACTAAcagcaaaaatattaaatggtaaAAATACCTGAGATGCCCAATCAAGGAACAAGTCAGAGACCTACCTATTATagatgttgaaaaataaaatcgtTGAATTTAAGGCCTAGAAAATGCCACTAAAAACAAATCAAGTAAGAAAATTGATGTCAGCTggataagaaaaatagagagtaataaaaagtaaagtataaATTAGATTCTACTCATAATAGTGGCAAAAAACTTAAACCCAATAATAAACTTTAGGTAGcggggcaaaggaagaaaaattgggacaactgtaatagcataaacaataatataacttaaatcctccccccgccccagacaATAAGTTTGACAGCCTGTCATGCAACACACATTTGTGGGGAACCTGGTACTAAACCATTCCTAGACCAACAGACAAAATCCCCCAAAACTTGACAGGAAACATGCAGCAATTATATAATTAAATCCTAACACTCTATTCAGGGATATGCAACAAGACTTGATGGAGAAAAATGCTTCTGGGTAGGGACAATGTAAGTCCATTTCAACCTAGGACATAATGTACCATATACATAATATACAGTCAAAATTTCAAAAGCTTTTtggtaaaaacataattttaaagttcGTATGTGTTTGAAAATTGCCCCTTCATATTTGAAATAGTATATCCTCATCTTATCAGATAATAGTTTTACATTAAGTttatcacagaaaaaaacaagtagACCAGGGAGCAGTCGATGGTCAGATGTTTCAGTTCAGCTGGACAGGATGATTTTAGTCATATGGTGCTGGCATGAATAGGCACCCATCTGGAAGAAAGAATCCTACCTCATTAATTTTAGAAGATATTTATGGTTTTGGGATGGAGATTACCTTAACGATGAAAATccaaaagcagaaaaatagaTTTGATAATATAAAAACTGTAAATGTCTACATGGCAAATGACAGCATTAACAATGAAAGGGCAAATAAAATAACAAGCCAGGAGAGCCTTGCATATTGATAAAGTTAGtagacaacaaaaatttattcaagTAGCCATTAGAAGTATAAATTAAACTAACAGAGtatttttttgccaaattcacagAAATTGAAGAGAATTATTACCATTAGTTCTGGCAAGCTTGCAGAGAAAACAAGCACTTTTGTACATTGCTGATGACACTGAGAGTCATCTGGCAGCACCTGCTAGTAGTGAGAACACACACTCTTGGGAGAACCCAGTATGCGTTAAAAAATGACATGGTATTTAATGCTATTTAAATAGCAGTggtgaagaaaataagcaatCTGAATATCAACAGAATGACTGACTATATGGAATGTAATACTGACATACAGGTAAGGCCTATACAAGTTGAAAGGAATTGCTGAGTAAATAGaacaactgcatttttaaaaatcacaacaatTTACATGCATGCCTATGTTTATAGAAGTCAGGAAAAGATATATCCCAAAGTTCAGGTGGGTGGGATTGAGATATAGGAAAGTTGGGGGAGGGGTAAAATAAACTTTTAGATACTTTTGTATGTTTAGTAAGGagcctcttttattttcttaaccaataaaacaaaaagtaggtttagaatatagaatatatatataggTTTAGAATGTAGGTTTTCCAAGTTAAAAGTTGATACTAAACTTGGTAACTTAAGAACAGTGGTAAAAGTAGGTTACTAGAATTATGGCAGCAACCatcagaagaaatagaaaacagggGGACTAGGTATGAAGCAGACTTTTACTTAAGTAGAGCAAGGCAGCAAATTCTCCAAGATAACTGGGCTTATATGCAGTATGTTCTGTGGAAATAAAGAGTTTTGAATGCCTTCACGACCTCTTACTAATAGTAATTCCTATTAATAAAGGAAAAGTCAGGTACATAAAACAAGAACTACATAAGCAACAATTATATATATTAGTTGGGTTTCCAGGTTAACTGAAAGCACTTCTCGTATCCTATATTCCCCACCATATCTTTAAGACACCTTTTAAGGTATCCTACAGTAGGAAGTAGCCACATTCAAATGAACTAAAGTGTAAGAATTAAAAAGgacaatagctttattaaaagtaagtaaatgtaacatataatatatacagaTAGCACATGGTGCCAATTGTATTTGTAGATATTACTGTACTCCAACTCAAGTTCACAAGTTACACCTTTGTCACAGCCTTGGCTAAATCTTGAACTGGTGCAGAATTCAGCTGTGCTAGAGTGCTGATCTTAGCATGCTTAGATGCGGCATACTTGTTCTTGATGgtctgcaagagaaaagcatagtAATtaatgaaggaaaggaggaaaacataAGATTCAGTGGTACAGATATTCATGTAAAACATCAAGTTCTTAAAAATAAGCTATGCATTTGCAGGCATGAAGTCTTAATTATTTTCACTTTCCCCATAGCCTCCTGAAGTGTCACTGATGGACTCACCATGTGCTTTGTAAGCCCACGATTCACCATGACTATATTCTTAGCGAGGTGTTGCATAACAACAAGAAGGGATTCTTCAGTGTATGACAGGTAATGCTGTAGAATTGGTGTCTAAGACAACAAAAGCTAATGTTAAAAATGCTCATCAACAATGGCTTTCATAAAATTTCTAGATGTTATTCAAGAAGGTAGGGAGATACTGTGTGACTGATTATAATTGAAATTTGAGACTCTTCTTTCCCTAGACACTCTTCCTTCATGCTTCTCTCATATCCTGTGCTCAAACCAATACACTTTTGTAATTGCTGACTTGTCCACTCCAAACCCAGATCTGATTTCTTGAAGCCCACTTTTTCTATTCCTAGGCCTAGAGTAGCACATGGCACACAGAAATTCTTGTTGAATCAATGAATATGAATGAACTTCTAGTATGTCATTTGACCTGCTCGAACTTCTCCATCTATAAGGAGTACCAGTTGCTCTGCCTTTCTCAAAGGGATACAGAAAGATTCAGGTAATGGAATGAAAGCATTCTATGAAGACATCACAAACAGGATATCATCTTTAATCATTCCCTCTGTAGAGGCCACATTTAGGAACCATTTGAACTGTCCTTTAGTGAAAACAGTTCTGTACTCAGGCAAATACTATTTACAATTTACAAGCTTCAGGCAACCTAGATCTGCGAGACAGAACTTACCCATTCACCATTATTGAGAATTTTCAGTGCTAAACAAAAGGCTCCCGCTGCAATCTGAGAAGGAGGAAAGTGCACCATATCATAGTCTAACATACTTAGTTCCATCAGGTATTTAGCCAAAGTATGTTGCTCCACATCAACCTGGAAAAAAGTCCACACGCAGGTCACTGAGCTGTCAGAAAATTTTGCCTTGGCAATAACCAGTATGCCCATAACTGTAGCTATAAATGTTTATCTATAAATTCTCAAGTGCAATTGCCCATGGAAGGccttaataatattaatatacagCCTGActggaaaaaatatgtttatccCTTCCCCCTGTAGTTAGGTATGTCTGTTGAATTATATCTGCTTGGTCAGCAGTATTCTCTGATGTACCACATCAAAGGTTTCTCAAGATATCTATACCTCTCCAATCTTAGATGCTCTCCGAAGGAAATGCAGGGGAAGAGGGCGACCCAGACTAAAATTTAAAGCTCTCAGaatcttcatttccatttgtctGATTTGGAGCTTAGTGTAGGTGTTGTCAGTTACAAAGGCAAAGTCACCAATTTCTGGAGGGTACATTTCTTCATATTTGCTCGCAATAAACATGGCAGTGACACCAACCAGCTGCAGCATCTTCTTGGGCACCAAATTATTCTGCAATGGGAATTTCAACTGGATGAATAATATGTATTTGAAAAAGGAGACACTGAGCTATGAAAGAGGTAGGGAAGACATATTCCCAGAGCAAAATCTCTAGGACACTCTATCCCCCAAAACAGATTTTAGCTGAAAAGGTCTGTTTTTGATGACTCAGCTAGGACCCTGGAAGAGAGAACTCTCAATTACTGAATTATGCTCACCTGCATGAACCGATCAATAATGGAAACAGTCATATACATGGTCTCCTGCAGTAATCTGAATTTCATTTGAACCTGCACCAGCCAATCAATTAGGATGGCTCTCATGTTTCCAGTGACTTCACGACCCAGAAGGTATTTTGGTCTGACTGCCTGCTCTTCCTGCAACAGAAATGGTGATTTTCAGAAGCAAGACTCCATGTGACATTTCTGATTAGAAATATTAGTTACCAGACTAGTTCTGGAGCATTTAGAATCTCTAATAGTCCTTAACTTAATTAATCATGTGGTCACTACAAAAGGTATGCAAACATTAAGTATGACAGTGGGACAGGTTTTTCATATTGGCAGATCTTATGTTCAACTCACCATTACCCCCTACTGGCCCACACTCTGTACCCACTTACTCCCTACTATCCCTAAAGACACCCTACTATCATCTTCCATCTTTTTACCTAAGGCTCTAAACCCAGAATCTGAGCTTTATGAACTAGAGAAGAATAGCAGCAGCTCTCAGATCAGCTCGAACCCATGAGCTACTATTCTCTTGCCCAGGGGTTTAAACCCCCAAAACACCATGCATAAGGAGAGTGAATGATCAAGGACCAGCACATACATCTGCTAAATCCACTCCTCCAAAATCGgaatacaaactttaaaaagggATAAGAAACTCAAAGCAGAAGGCTGTTCCCGGCTAGGAAGTCATCTTAGAGGACAACTGTGTAGAAAATAGAGATGCCCCAAAGAAACTGGCAAGAGACTGAAAATGTTAATGATGCCGGGAGTTAAAGCATGCATTATAAAAAGTTGGGTAAATCTGACAACTGTATAGCTTATGTTGTTAGCATATAGAATGCTTCCTTTTGGGGGGGTTGGGGAAGAGGACAAATGCCACTAATGAAAAGTTCCAGAAGTGGgatgaaataaaaccaaaaactttAGTTTTTGAGTATATTCTTCTTGGACACAAAAAAAGTTTCACAGCCACACTGAACCAAAATGTTTTATGTTGGAGTGATTATAGTTTTTCCAGAGTTTGGGACTTGCCAGCTTCTAACTGTGATGGATATAAATATATCATTCAATCTGTGGGCTTTCCATTCTTTAGAAAGAGCCACGGTACTATCTACTTTCACTTTGAAATTTCCCCATTCAAAATGGCAAATTAAGCCGGGGcgggtgtggctcaatggattgagtgctggcctgtgaaccaaagggtctctggtttgattcccagtcagtgcacacgCCTGGATCGTGGGGCAGGTCCCTAGTTGGAGGCACGTGAGtgagaaccacacattgatcaatgtttctctccctctctttctccttcccttcccctctttctaaaaataaataaataaagtcttctaAAAAATGGGAAATTAGGACTTTATTGGTTTgtgtagtaatttttttttttttaatttttaaatctttttttaaaaagcccctttggtttgcaggctggcactcaatccactgagccacaccagccagggctgtttttttttttttgtattccatGAAAGAGAATTTGCCAGTGGAGTTTACTGttaagaaatgtttttctcacatcctGCTTGAATTATTGTAAACTGTTAGTGGCAAATATCTTTAATAAATCTAGACGCAGTTTAGAAAAAGCAGATTCTAATCACAATACTGACCTCAAGTTGTCTCAGATAAGTATAGATATCTTTCACATATTCACTACAAAGGTTTGGATCTGCTCCGTCTTCTGCATCCACATCATTCACTGCAAGAATTACATCAGAGAAAGCCTGACACAGATATTCTTCTGCAGGGGCACAGCCAGATGTTTCCATTGGGCTTGGAGAGGGAGTATCAACCTTGAAACAGAGAGACCTTTTGAGCTAATAGCAAAGAGGAGCATACAGTCTAAGAATAAAGATCAGATTGGTACCAGCTCAAGAGACCATTTGCTGAATAATCATGCAATTCATTTCCTTAAAGATCAAGTatcatctt is a window of Desmodus rotundus isolate HL8 chromosome 1, HLdesRot8A.1, whole genome shotgun sequence DNA encoding:
- the CCNB1 gene encoding G2/mitotic-specific cyclin-B1, which encodes MALRVTRNTKINAENKTKISMAGAKRVPLATAAASKVGLRPRTALGDIGNNVSEQPQTKLPLKKEAKPLTAGKVTAKKLPKPLGKALEPEPEPEPEPVPVLEPAPEPETVKEEKLSPEPILVDTPSPSPMETSGCAPAEEYLCQAFSDVILAVNDVDAEDGADPNLCSEYVKDIYTYLRQLEEEQAVRPKYLLGREVTGNMRAILIDWLVQVQMKFRLLQETMYMTVSIIDRFMQNNLVPKKMLQLVGVTAMFIASKYEEMYPPEIGDFAFVTDNTYTKLQIRQMEMKILRALNFSLGRPLPLHFLRRASKIGEVDVEQHTLAKYLMELSMLDYDMVHFPPSQIAAGAFCLALKILNNGEWTPILQHYLSYTEESLLVVMQHLAKNIVMVNRGLTKHMTIKNKYAASKHAKISTLAQLNSAPVQDLAKAVTKV